A window of the Trichoderma asperellum chromosome 6, complete sequence genome harbors these coding sequences:
- a CDS encoding uncharacterized protein (SECRETED:SignalP(1-18)~EggNog:ENOG41), with amino-acid sequence MQFSLSIATFVLAITASAAPNSKRQNIITSGDNMQGSIFQFGDPAPARQSLYTVGACGLSTYFPNAVDPNMPLVAMPAAVFDQYGAAQHNQLCAKIITMTHNGVTRQAAIADRNSFDSIDMTLDLWQAFGGHDGDGTIIQGFSWYISQ; translated from the coding sequence ATGCAGTTCTCACTCTCCATCGCCACTTTTGTGTTGGCTATCACcgcctctgctgctcccaaCAGCAAGCGCCAGAACATTATCACTTCCGGCGACAACATGCAGGGCTCTATCTTCCAGTTTGGTGACCCAGCTCCTGCTCGCCAGTCTTTGTACACCGTTGGTGCTTGTGGTCTCAGCACCTACTTCCCCAACGCAGTTGATCCCAACATGCCTCTGGTCGCCATGCCCGCCGCGGTCTTCGACCAGTACGGCGCTGCTCAGCACAACCAGCTCTGCGCCAAGATCATCACCATGACCCACAACGGCGTTACTCGACAGGCTGCTATTGCTGACCGAAACTCTTTCGACTCTATTGATATGACTCTGGACCTCTGGCAGGCTTTCGGCGGACACGATGGCGACGGTACCATCATCCAGGGCTTCAGCTGGTACATCTCTCAGTAA
- a CDS encoding uncharacterized protein (MEROPS:MER0043475) translates to MPADAISGSGPASGSLAVKPLRLLLLEADTPQPNTNAKYGGYRGVFTALLTAAAKAMDPPRQLSDVASITAHNIVEDMQSYPPLDEVDAILITGSRHTAFDNDPWILKLVEYAKQAINTGRIRVVGVCFGHQIIGRAMGAPVGKSDKGWEIAVTDVDLTDKGKAIFQLDKMRIHQMHRDVVLEYPKDAIPLGGNQICPVQAMYSPGRYITVQGHPEFTGEIVDEIITNRHKAGIFTDDLYKDGLSRSSNEHDGVAIAKAFLNFMKHG, encoded by the exons ATGCCCGCCGATGCCATCTCCGGCTCGGGGCCCGCATCCGGCTCGCTCGCAGTGAAGCCTCtccggctgctgcttctcgaggCCGACACGCCGCAACCCAACACCAATGCAAAGTATGGCGGATATCGAGGCGTCTTCACTGCGCTGTTAACAGCGGCCGCCAAGGCCATGGATCCGCCGCGCCAACTCTCCGACGTGGCCTCCATCACGGCGCACAACATTGTCGAGGACATGCAGTCGTACCCGCCGCTGGACGAGGTCGATGCCATACTGATAACCGGGTCACGTCACACAGCATTTGACAACGACCCCTGGATCCTGAAACTGGTGGAGTATGCAAAGCAGGCCATCAACACCGGCCGCATCAGAGTCGTGGGCGTGTGCTTCGGCCACCAGATCATTGGCAGGGCCATGGGTGCGCCCGTCGGCAAGAGTGATAAGGGCTGGGAGATTGCCGTCACCGACGTTGACTTGACCGACAAGGGCAAGGCCATTTTCCAGCTCGACAAAATG CGCATTCATCAGATGCATCGTGATGTTGTTCTAGAATATCCCAAGGATGCCATTCCTTTGGGAGGCAACCAGATATGCCCCGTGCAAGCAATGTATAGCCCTGGTCGGTACATCACCGTCCAAGGCCACCCAGAATTCACCGGAGAAATCGTCGATGAGATCATCACCAACCGACACAAAGCTGGCATCTTCACGGATGACTTATACAAGGACGGCCTCAGTCGCTCATCCAACGAGCACGATGGCGTTGCAATCGCCAAGGCGTTCCTCAACTTCATGAAGCATGGTTAA
- a CDS encoding uncharacterized protein (EggNog:ENOG41), which yields MAVPTRRQARAASRASRTTASSMARSRNSTAASSRYYASSRQYDQTSSYVSGSYYDSHHLSRDTWERDTWEDLPPSMVDTGSNSSSSVNTYDSAYSDDKSSESHNDSDNDHKDEEDSAASPGIPPSTLPPYNCMPVPEISVRSSDPETFARLFPSMDRLSIRHDDRTADGNMNLRVDAIVPDLSSRRRRAVAIQLFHLRMHDLAKREFSLRRYCRDSGREVCNSKGANPRLERATTSSSSSLSRSVTSALRSVKTSFRRSSGASTEKAAALSTTPDPRRPSFGSNNTSWGCGGSIYSDEAVNSDSDEPKLPSARPIPLNTLKLEFSNYARVDIVRRLGKQYDFQWWGHNYAWRRVMDKALGNTAFHLLRDKEVEPVAVILPEGRSPTQVEADQAAGNWIPQCYMWINDKSIIEALTDVADVIIATGLMALVDDSILSRWPPAKKAGTYSRPVTPARPHTAPGATTTATAAVGNATTVVNNHTVSVSQPRTKTLVHGLLNKAQTFSPLRLRGHTVLAY from the exons ATGGCCGTCCCTACAAGGAGACAGGCTCGCGCAGCCTCAAGGGCTAGCAGGACCACAGCTTCCAGCATGGCCCGCAGCAGGAattcaacagcagcttcaagcCGTTACTATGCATCGAGTCGTCAGTACGACCAGACCTCCAGCTATGTATCGGGGTCCTACTATGACTCCCATCACTTATCAAGGGATACGTGGGAGCGCGATACTTGGGAGGACCTTCCTCCATCCATGGTAGACACTGGCTCGAactcttcttcgtcggtcAACACATACGACTCTGCCTACTCAGACGACAAGTCATCAGAGTCTCACAACGACTCCGACAATGACCAcaaggacgaagaagatTCTGCTGCATCACCGGGCATTCCTCCTTCCACGCTGCCGCCATACAACTGTATGCCTGTTCCTGAGATCTCTGTCCGATCATCAGACCCAGAAACTTTTGCGCGTCTCTTTCCATCAATGGATCGCTTGTCCATTCGACATGACGACCGAACTGCCGATGGTAACATGAATCTCCGTGTCGATGCTATTGTACCGGATCTGTCATCGCGCCGTCGCCGCGCCGTCGCCatccagctcttccaccTGCGCATGCATGATCTCGCCAAGCGAGAATTTTCGCTGAGGCGGTACTGCCGCGACTCCGGCCGCGAAGTATGCAACTCCAAGGGCGCCAACCCTCGCCTTGAGCGCGCAACAAcatcgtcctcctcttctctctcacgATCCGTCACCAGTGCTTTGCGCTCGGTAAAGACCTCTTTTCGACGATCTAGCGGTGCCTCTACGGAAAAGGCCGCTGCCTTGTCTACAACTCCGGACCCTCGTCGTCCTTCGTTTGGCAGCAACAACACCTCCTGGGGCTGCGGTGGCTCCATCTACTCCGATGAAGCAGTAAACTCCGACTCTGATGAGCCCAAGCTCCCTTCAGCACGACCCATCCCGCTCAACACTCTCAAGCTTGAGTTTAGCAACTACGCTCGCGTGGATATCGTGCGTCGCCTAGGCAAGCAATATGACTTTCAATGGTGGGGGCACAACTACGCCTGGCGCCGAGTGATGGATAAGGCTCTTGGCAACACTGCTTTCCATTTGCTGCGCGATAAGGAGGTTGAGCCGGTAGCGGTTATTCTGCCTGAAGGCCGCAGCCCGACCCAGGTCGAGGCTGATCAGGCTGCAGGCAACTGGATTCCCCAGTGCTACATGTGGATCAACGACAAGTCTATCATCGAAGCCTTGACTGACGTAGCTGA TGTTATCATTGCTACTGGTCTCATGGCACTCGTCGATGACTCCATCCTTAGCCGCTGGCCGCCAGCGAAAAAGGCCGGTACTTACAGCCGCCCTGTCACGCCAGCTCGGCCCCACACCGCACCCGGTGCTACTACGACAGCCACTGCCGCTGTTGGAAACGCCACTACAGTTGTTAACAATCACACCGTTTCAGTGTCTCAGCCCCGAACGAAGACGCTTGTACACGGGCTTCTGAACAAGGCCCAGACATTCAGCCCCCTGCGACTCAGAGGACATACTGTGCTCGCTTACTAA